In Cupriavidus sp. EM10, the genomic window CCAGTGGTGCGCATCGTGCAGGAACTCGGTGGGCGTCACCTTCAGCAACTTCTGCTCCACGGCATCGGGATTCTTGCCCGGCGCCAGGCCGGTGCGGTTGGCCACCCGGAAGATATGGGTATCGACGGCAATCGTCGGCTGGCCGAACGCCACATTCAACACCACATTGGCGGTTTTACGACCCACGCCCGGCAGTGCCTCCAGCGATTCGCGCACGGGCGGCACCTTGCCGCCATGCTGCTCGACCAGGATGCGGCAGGTCTCCATCACGTGCTTCGCCTTGGTCTTGTACAGGCCAATGGTCTTGATGTACTCGATCAGCCCGGGCTCGCCCAGATCCAGGATCTGCTGCGGCGTGTGGGCCACCGGGAACAGCTTGCGGGTGGCCTTGTTCACGCCCACGTCGGTAGCCTGCGCGGACAGCAACACCGCGATCAGCAGTTCGAACGGCGAGCTGTATTCGAGCTCCGTCTCCGGATTCGGATTGACCTCTCGCAGGGTCTCGAAGAT contains:
- the nth gene encoding endonuclease III, whose amino-acid sequence is MNPAKRLAIFETLREVNPNPETELEYSSPFELLIAVLLSAQATDVGVNKATRKLFPVAHTPQQILDLGEPGLIEYIKTIGLYKTKAKHVMETCRILVEQHGGKVPPVRESLEALPGVGRKTANVVLNVAFGQPTIAVDTHIFRVANRTGLAPGKNPDAVEQKLLKVTPTEFLHDAHHWLILHGRYVCKARKPECWHCAIEPLCEFKPKTPAPNV